The proteins below are encoded in one region of Meriones unguiculatus strain TT.TT164.6M chromosome 18, Bangor_MerUng_6.1, whole genome shotgun sequence:
- the LOC110564873 gene encoding olfactory receptor 4F3/4F16/4F29-like, whose product MERVNYSLSSEFVFLGLTNSWDIQLLLFLFSSMLYVASMMGNCLIIFTVSYDPHLHSPMYFLLSNLSFIDVGISSAISPKMIYDLFKKHKVISFRGCVLQIFFIHAIGGVEMVLLIAMAFDRYVAICKPLHYMTMVSPRMCISFLIIAWVIGLVHSVIQLAFIVNLPLCGPNILDNFYCDLPQFIKLACINAYRLDLVVSINSGFMSVGSFFILIISYIVIIFTVLKHSSNGYSKALSTLSAHITVVVLFFGPAIFFYTWPSSSTHLDKFLALFDAVVTPFLNPVIYTLRNQEMKTAMRRVLRQLMGYRQIS is encoded by the coding sequence ATGGAAAGAGTGAATTACTCTTTGTCATCAGAGTTTGTGTTCCTGGGACTCACCAACTCCTGGGATATCCAACTGCTGCTCTTTCTGTTCTCCTCAATGTTGTATGTGGCAAGCATGATGGGAAACTGCCTCATAATTTTCACTGTGTCTTATGACCCTCACTTACATTCCCCTATGTACTTTCTTCTGTCCAACCTCTCCTTCATTGACGTAGGCATTTCTTCTGCTATTTCACCCAAGATGATTTATGACTTATTCAAAAAACACAAAGTCATCTCCTTTAGAGGTTGTGTTCTTCAAATATTCTTCATCCATGCCATTGGTGGTGTGGAGATGGTGCTGCTCATAGCCATGGCTTTTGACAGATATGTGGCTATATGTAAGCCTCTCCATTATATGACTATGGTGAGCCCAAGGATGTGCATCTCCTTTTTAATTATTGCCTGGGTGATTGGCCTTGTGCACTCTGTGATACAACTGGCTTTCATAGTAAATTTACCTCTCTGTGGTCCTAACATATTGGACAACTTCTACTGTGACCTTCCTCAGTTCATCAAACTTGCTTGCATAAATGCATATAGACTAGATTTAGTGGTCTCAATCAATAGCGGATTCATGTCTGTGGGCTCTTTTTTCATATTGATTATTTCCTATATTGTCATCATATTTACTGTTCTGAAACATTCTTCAAATGGTTATTCCAAGGCTCTGTCTACACTTTCAGCTCATATCACTGTGGTGGTCTTATTCTTTGGTCCTGCCATATTTTTCTATACATGGCCTTCCTCCTCTACACACCTGGATAAGTTTCTGGCCCTATTTGATGCAGTTGTTACTCCTTTTTTGAACCCTGTGATCTACACATTGAGGAACCAAGAAATGAAAACGGCAATGAGGAGAGTATTAAGACAGCTAATGGGCTATAGACAAATCTCTTGA